A DNA window from Paramormyrops kingsleyae isolate MSU_618 chromosome 10, PKINGS_0.4, whole genome shotgun sequence contains the following coding sequences:
- the acap1 gene encoding arf-GAP with coiled-coil, ANK repeat and PH domain-containing protein 1: MTVKLDFEECLKDSPRFRAAIEGVEGDISELETRLEKLVKQCHSMLEAGRAYCQSSRGFITGLAELGLQFSGDSMIADCLNKFSNKLSIILDAQSEVIETTQKSVKLKLQSFVKEDVKKFKDVRKEFERSSESLEAALVRNAQAPRGKQHEVEEAGSALLGARKAFRSEALDYVLQINVIESKKKTDLLMAMLSLMDAQAQFFHQGHQTLSELEGYRKSLSDQHIQLVLNSAREKRDMEQRHVAIKTKDVSYDDSVADFSPDAISGIVMEGYLYKRASNAFKTWSRRWFSIQKNQLVYQKKFKEQPTVVVEDLRLCTVKPCPDHERRFCFEVVSPSKSCLLQADSEQQQQSWMTAVQNSIASAFQDHREDTLNPRGLERTRSVSAGSGVGSEQPNAGREALEEVQKISGNGQCCDCGEPGPDWASINLGITLCIVCSGIHRSLGVHFSKVRSLTLDSWEPELVRLMCELGNTAINRIYEARIDEITIKKPHPSSPRQDKEAWIRSKYVEKKFIQKLPETGRVAPLRRSSARRNRTTSTNQERPAIRPPLKPKPNRATLPRLTGLTLSDLGHKNSTGNHKDDEEEEDLSGLHPGALLYRAAALQNFPVMADAIAHGADVNWVNVAEHSSTPLIQAVSANSLAASEFLLQNGASVNQADCNGRGPLHHATILGHTGLVCLFLKRGADYNAKDKDGKDPITIAVENANADIVTLLRIAKMNKEMREMDGAFGQSGDETYQDIFRDFSQMASNNPEKLKRRSTDIKTP; this comes from the exons ATGACAGTCAAACTGGATTTTGAGGAATGCCTTAAGGACTCCCCCCGGTTCAG AGCCGCCATCGAGGGGGTCGAGGGAGACATCAGCGAGTTGGAGACTCGATTAGAGAAG CTGGTGAAGCAGTGTCACTCCATGCTGGAAGCCGGAAGAGCATACTGCCAGAGCAGCAGGGGCTTCATCACGGGCCTGGCGGAGCTGGGCCTGCAGTTCTCCGGGGACAGTATGATTGCG GACTGTCTTAATAAGTTCTCCAACAAGCTGTCCATCATCCTGGATGCCCAGTCG GAGGTGATTGAGACGACGCAGAAGTCCGTGAAGCTGAAGCTGCAGAGCTTCGTGAAAGA GGATGTGAAGAAGTTCAAGGACGTGAGGAAGGAGTTTGAGCGCAGCAGCGAGAGCCTGGAAGCGGCGCTGGTGAGGAACGCCCAGGCGCCCCGGGGGAAGCAGCacgaggtggaggaggcgggCAGTGCTCTGCTCGGGGCCCGCAAGGCCTTCCGCAGCGAGGCGCTGGACTACGTGCTGCAG ATCAATGTCATCGAGTCCAAGAAGAAGACTGACCTCCTCATGGCG ATGCTCTCTCTGATGGATGCCCAGGCCCAGTTCTTCCACCAAGGCCACCAAACTCTGTCTGAGCTGGAGGGTTACCGCAAGAGCCTGAGTGACcag CACATTCAGCTGGTCCTGAATTCTGCGCGAGAGAAGAGGGACATGGAGCAGAGGCACGTCGCCATCAAAACCAAG GACGTGTCATACGATGACTCCGTCGCTGACTTCAGCCCGGACGCCATCAGTGGGATCGTCATGGAGGGCTACCTCTACAAGAGGGCCAGTAATGCCTTCAAAACCTGGAGCAG ACGGTGGTTCTCCATACAGAAGAATCAGCTTGTTTACCAGAAGAAGTTCAAG GAGCAGCCCACGGTGGTGGTGGAGGACTTGCGGCTGTGTACGGTGAAGCCATGTCCGGACCACGAGCGCCGGTTCTGTTTTGAGGTCGTTTCCCCCTCCAA gagcTGTCTACTCCAGGCTGACTctgaacagcagcagcagagctggATGACCGCTGTACAGAACAGCATCGCATCGGCCTTCCAGGACCACAGGGAGGACACGCTCAACCCG AGGGGGCTGGAGCGGACCCGGTCTGTGTCAGCTGGCAGCGGGGTGGGGTCGGAGCAGCCCAACGCGGGACGGGAGGCGCTGGAGGAGGTGCAGAAGATTTCAGGCAATGGACAGTGCTGTGACTGTGGGGAGCCAGGCCCGGACTGGGCCTCCATTAACCTGGGCATCACCCTCTGCATCGTCTGCTCAGGCATTCATAG GAGTCTGGGTGTCCATTTCTCGAAAGTGCGCTCTCTTACCTTGGACTCCTGGGAGCCTGAGCTGGTCAGG TTGATGTGTGAGCTGGGAAACACGGCCATCAACAGGATCTACGAGGCACGCATCGACGAGATCACCATCAAGAAGCCCCACCCCTCCAGCCCCAG ACAGGACAAAGAGGCGTGGATCCGATCCAAGTATGTGGAGAAGAAGTTCATCCAGAAGCTTCCGGAGACGGGTCGTGTGGCGCCGCTGCGCCGTTCTAGCGCCAGACGCAACCGCACCACCAGCACCAACCAGGAGAGGCCTGCCATACGCCCTCCCCTCAAGCCAAAGCCCAACCGTGCCACCCTGCCACGGCTAACGG GGCTGACCTTGAGTGACCTTGGACATAAGAACAGCACTGGCAATCACAAAG atgatgaggaggaggaggacctGAGCGGCCTTCACCCTGGGGCGCTGCTGTACCGCGCGGCCGCGCTGCAGAACTTCCCTGTCATGGCGGACGCCATCGCTCACGGCGCAGATGTCAACTGGGTGAATGTGGCAGAACACAGCAGCACGCCTCTCATACAGGCGGTCTCAGCG AATTCTCTGGCTGCCAGCGAGTTTCTCCTGCAGAACGGAGCCAGCGTCAACCAGGCCGACTGCAACGGCAGGGGCCCCCTGCACCATGCGACTATCCTGGGCCACACCGG CCTCGTGTGCCTGTTCCTGAAGAGGGGAGCTGACTACAATGCCAAGGACAAGGATGGGAAGGACCCCATCACGATCGCTGTGGAGAATGCGAATGCGGACATCGTTACTCT GCTCCGGATCGCCAAGATGAATAAGGAGATGCGGGAGATGGACGGCGCCTTTGGCCAATCAG GGGATGAAACATATCAGGATATCTTCAGGGACTTTTCCCAAATGGCGTCCAATAACCCGGAGAAGCTGAAGCGGAGAAGTACTGACATTAAGACTCCCTGA